The Zingiber officinale cultivar Zhangliang chromosome 9A, Zo_v1.1, whole genome shotgun sequence genome window below encodes:
- the LOC122019555 gene encoding uncharacterized protein LOC122019555 produces MGCWSPLDAMEAYMRTLRLCEEFYKYCEEEEEEEDEGEPIPMEPKCVEYISALAAGNRARRMVDVEDGGMSPSVLALAAAARQTGGRVVCVRREREAGERLGRQVERLGLADVVEWRVEGRPRESVEQIGGVDFAVVDGGMGEEDCEEAVAALDVGPRGAVVVVSNLFGGGKSGAAAEGGRRRVQRRGRSSVVLPFGGGMEVIRIAGSKRRTFVVYYEDTKTICCCIPVLDCHANDSGVRKSKCVRHGVAYGESDSIKELCTNIV; encoded by the exons ATGGGTTGCTGGTCGCCGTTGGACGCCATGGAAGCTTACATGCGCACTCTTCGATTG TGCGAGGAATTCTACAAGTActgcgaggaggaggaggaggaggaagacgaaggggagcCGATTCCCATGGAACCCAAGTGCGTGGAGTACATATCGGCCCTCGCGGCCGGCAACCGCGCCCGGCGCATGGTGGACGTGGAGGACGGCGGCATGTCGCCGTCCGTGCTGGCGCTGGCGGCGGCGGCCAGGCAGACGGGAGGCCGGGTCGTCTGCGTGCGCCGCGAGCGGGAGGCGGGGGAGCGGCTGGGGAGGCAGGTCGAGAGGCTGGGCCTGGCGGACGTGGTGGAGTGGAGGGTGGAGGGGAGGCCGAGGGAGTCGGTGGAGCAGATCGGAGGGGTGGACTTCGCCGTGGTGGACGGCGGGATGGGGGAAGAGGACTGCGAGGAGGCGGTGGCGGCGTTGGACGTGGGCCCGCGTGGGGCGGTGGTGGTGGTGAGCAATCTGTTCGGTGGGGGGAAGTCGGGGGCGGCGGCGGAGGGAGGCCGACGGAGGGTGCAGAGGAGGGGGAGGTCGTCGGTGGTGCTGCCGTTCGGTGGAGGGATGGAAGTGATAAGAATTGCTGGGAGCAAAAGGAGGACCTTTGTGGTGTACTATGAAGACACGAAGACAATATGCTGCTGCATCCCCGTGCTCGACTGCCATGCAAATGATTCGGGGGTTCGAAAATCCAAATGCGTCAGGCACGGAGTCGCGTACGGGGAATCAGATAGCATAAAAGAACTCTGCACGAATATTGTGTAG
- the LOC122020845 gene encoding putative ribosome biogenesis protein C8F11.04, with product MEAPSATLQPVAKKAVGALFQWLSSRDKKPQLIEDDDFVYLLLSVLRFPSAAVNSARVNPHRVAIPHPIYPDHHHVSVCLFIDDRSASSASAAAFLDRARSLSLPVEVAIGLSSLRTDYRPFEARRRLCDSHDLFFADRNILHLLPRLIGKQFFTKKKTPVPVELSRSNWPLVIRKCLDSAFLRPPAKGTSTVIKVGRASMTEDEIVENLIAVIEGSMEYIPKGWTNIRSLHIKASDSVSLPIYQAVPQIGLKIPVASYVAEIGHDDKRESSEVVNASSDEKRDDKLSRGKKQKKHKKTRIHEAVTSHLEAGESVEDTRDNGGDNIGIEDENVEEESEKITTKKRKKKEVKEKLEVDGENKKKGKKLREKNDAHNQENASVGEIDGTGSADKMLIKKPKKKRIGKLKEGDDDEAKSVEIIVLNEKATQVDRQAKKPKKKTKNGNLTL from the coding sequence ATGGAGGCGCCGTCAGCGACGCTCCAGCCGGTGGCGAAGAAGGCGGTCGGTGCCCTCTTTCAATGGCTGAGCTCCCGCGATAAAAAACCTCAACTGATCGAGGACGATGACTTCGTCTACCTTCTGCTTTCTGTACTTCGTTTCCCCTCCGCCGCTGTCAACTCCGCCCGGGTCAATCCCCACCGCGTTGCCATCCCCCACCCCATATACCCAGACCACCACCACGTCTCTGTCTGTCTCTTCATCGACGACCGATCCGCTTCCTCCGCCTCCGCTGCTGCCTTCCTCGACCGCGCTCGCTCCCTCTCACTCCCCGTTGAGGTTGCCATCGGCCTCTCCTCTCTGCGCACCGACTATCGACCGTTCGAAGCCCGCCGTCGCCTCTGCGATTCACATGACCTCTTCTTCGCCGACCGCAACATCCTACACCTCCTTCCCCGCCTGATCGGGAAACAGTTCTTTACAAAGAAGAAGACTCCCGTACCTGTTGAGCTCTCCCGCTCTAACTGGCCCCTCGTAATCCGCAAATGCCTGGACTCCGCCTTCCTTCGCCCGCCTGCCAAGGGTACTTCTACCGTCATCAAAGTAGGGCGGGCTTCCATGACTGAGGATGAGATTGTGGAAAACCTGATAGCTGTCATTGAGGGCTCGATGGAATACATTCCCAAAGGCTGGACAAATATTCGCTCTCTTCACATTAAGGCTTCAGATTCGGTCTCTCTGCCCATTTACCAGGCCGTCCCGCAGATTGGTCTCAAGATCCCGGTGGCATCTTATGTTGCAGAGATTGGCCATGACGACAAACGTGAGTCGAGTGAGGTTGTCAATGCTTCGAGTGATGAAAAAAGGGATGATAAATTATCTAGGGGGAAGAAGCAGAAAAAGCATAAAAAGACAAGGATCCATGAAGCAGTCACCTCACACCTTGAAGCTGGTGAATCTGTTGAGGACACAAGAGACAATGGCGGTGATAATATCGGGATTGAAGATGAGAATGTTGAGGAGGAATCTGAAAAGATTACTAcaaaaaagaggaagaagaaagaagtcaAGGAAAAATTAGAAGTTGATGGTGAAAATAAGAAGAAAGGCAAGAAGCTTAGAGAAAAAAATGATGCCCATAACCAGGAAAATGCTAGCGTTGGAGAAATTGATGGAACTGGCAGTGCAGATAAAATGTTGATAAAGAAACCTAAGAAGAAGAGGATTGGAAAATTGAAAGAAGGTGATGATGATGAAGCTAAAAGTGTTGAAATCATAGTGCTGAATGAGAAAGCTACTCAAGTTGATAGACAAGCTAAGAAGCCAAAGAAAAAAACTAAGAATGGTAACCTGACACTCTGA